The region TACTGTGATACTAGCTAGTGGACCAATAGATATTTTGTCTAATGGTGAAACTACCATAGCAATTAATAATGGTGATGAAATGATGCCTCAAATTACAGGTAGTGGCTGTATGTTATCTTCAATTGTAGGCAGTTGTATTGGAGCAACAAATCCTTTTGAAGGAACTTTACTTGCAGCATTATTAATGACCATAGCTGGTGAACATGCCAGAGCCCAAGTAGATAATGAAAATTCTGGAACTGGAAGTTTTAGAACTTATTTAATTGATTATTTATACAAATTAGACAGTGAAACTTTAATTAATGAAAGTAATATTGAGATAATATGAATAACCTAGATTTAACCCTTTATCTTGTAACTAACAATAGTAAAAATGAAGAAAAGTTCTTAAATATTATAGAAGAATCTCTGAAAGGAGGGGTTACTGTAGTTCAACTTAGAGAGAAGAAGGCTGAAACTTTAAACTTCTATAATTTAGCTTTAAAAGTTAAAGAAATCACACAAAAATATAATGTTCCTTTAATAATTAATGATAGAATTGATATTGCATTAGCTATTGATGCTGACGGTGTGCATGTTGGACAAAGTGACATGCCTGCTAAAATAGCAAGATCAATGATTGGAAAAGATAAAATTTTAGGAGTATCTGCAGCAACTATAACCGAAGCTAAAAAAGCTCAAAGTGATAGTGCAGATTATATTGGAGTCGGTGCAGTTTATCCAACAAATACTAAAGATGATGCAACTTCAGTATCTAAAAAAGAGCTAAAAGAAATAGTAAATTCTATTGATATTCCTGTAGTAGCTATTGGCGGAATTACACAGAAAAATACCCATGAACTAACTGACTGTGGAATCAATGGAATATCTGTTGTTAGTGCTATTATGAATGCTGAAAACCCAAGAATAGCTAGTGAAAGTTTATTAAAAGAGTTTAAAGCGAAAAATAGTTAATTTTCACTATTTTTTGCTGAATCTCGTAATGCCTGGACAGCTACTAATTTTTTACCTGCAAGCATACTAATACAAGCCCCACCACCACTACTTAAATGACTCATCTGATCATCATAACCAAGAGCTGAAGTAGCAGCTGCAATATGGCCTCCACCAATTAAAGTAAATGCATCTGATTTAGCCATTGCATTAATTAAATCTTCTGTTCCCATCGCAAATTTAGGGTCTTCAAATACTCCTGCAGGACCATTTGCAAATACCGTTTTTGAATCACGAATTATTTTTGCATAATAACTAATTGTTTTTACACCAATGTCAAAAATAGCCCCATTTGGTATTTTATCACAGTCAACATCCATTCTTTCACCATTTTCTTCAATAGCCACATCAATTGGATATTTTACTTTATCACCAAATTTATCAATAAGTTCTTTAGCTTTAGAAACCATTGATTCATATCCTTTACTACGTATGAAGTTTTCATTGACTTCACAAATATCAACACCTGCAGCCCAAAGAATAATATTTCCA is a window of uncultured Methanobrevibacter sp. DNA encoding:
- the thiE gene encoding thiamine phosphate synthase; protein product: MNNLDLTLYLVTNNSKNEEKFLNIIEESLKGGVTVVQLREKKAETLNFYNLALKVKEITQKYNVPLIINDRIDIALAIDADGVHVGQSDMPAKIARSMIGKDKILGVSAATITEAKKAQSDSADYIGVGAVYPTNTKDDATSVSKKELKEIVNSIDIPVVAIGGITQKNTHELTDCGINGISVVSAIMNAENPRIASESLLKEFKAKNS